A genomic region of Bremerella alba contains the following coding sequences:
- a CDS encoding 3-keto-disaccharide hydrolase, which translates to MSLHRSFSLSLLLVLTCVVAIQAEDKQATESKGEWIQLFNGKDLTGWIPKVRYHEAGENPGNTFRVEDGLLTVSYDDGYEDGFNETFGHLFYEKPFSNYRLRIEYRFVGDQCKDGPGWAFRNSGVMIHGESPQDMTKDQNFPASIEVQLLGGKEAGNRTTANLCTPGTHVEMDGKLFKPHCVSSRSETYRGDRWVTCEIEVHGSGTIKHIMDGDVVLEYEKSQLDPGNGAISEPDHTKMLIEKNGGDAMLSGGTISLQSESHPVQFRKVEIMLLDE; encoded by the coding sequence ATGAGTTTGCATCGGTCTTTTTCCCTTTCGTTACTGCTGGTTCTGACATGCGTGGTCGCGATTCAAGCAGAAGACAAGCAAGCAACCGAATCAAAAGGGGAATGGATTCAGCTTTTTAACGGGAAAGACCTGACCGGCTGGATTCCCAAAGTCCGGTACCACGAAGCAGGCGAAAACCCTGGCAACACGTTTCGAGTAGAAGATGGCCTGTTAACGGTCTCGTATGATGACGGCTACGAAGACGGCTTTAACGAAACGTTCGGTCACCTGTTCTACGAAAAGCCATTTAGCAACTATCGCCTGCGGATCGAATACCGTTTCGTTGGCGACCAATGCAAAGACGGTCCAGGCTGGGCCTTCCGCAACAGTGGTGTGATGATTCATGGAGAATCACCACAAGACATGACTAAAGACCAAAACTTCCCAGCGTCCATCGAAGTGCAACTGCTAGGCGGCAAAGAAGCGGGGAATCGTACTACGGCTAATCTGTGCACGCCAGGCACTCATGTAGAAATGGATGGCAAGCTGTTTAAACCGCATTGCGTTAGCAGCAGGTCAGAGACCTACCGGGGCGACCGCTGGGTAACCTGCGAGATTGAAGTTCACGGCAGCGGGACGATCAAACACATCATGGATGGCGATGTTGTCCTGGAATACGAAAAGTCGCAACTCGATCCCGGCAACGGAGCCATTTCAGAACCCGATCACACGAAGATGTTAATTGAAAAAAATGGTGGCGACGCTATGCTTTCCGGTGGAACGATTTCTCTTCAATCGGAAAGCCACCCAGTTCAGTTCCGCAAAGTAGAAATTATGTTGCTGGACGAGTAA
- a CDS encoding diacylglycerol/lipid kinase family protein, translating to MKICTLFNGRSGGAQAIGPQVKKLAERAGHCWIPIDQLQSNEELIEVVKVERPDRVILVGGDGTISRSLGILSFPSDLQFGIVPTGTGNDLARSLDIPLANVEAAWDLAISGQAHAMDILETSVDEPKLLMNAVTAGIGGVVAEEIQSETKQTYGALAYWMSAFSVLSDPPVFRVRMKLDQREVIEEEVYAFCVANGRCAGGGFVIAPNAQLNDGKIHVTILPALSTAELFESGVNFVLTNEDVEQRIVTYEAKEVEFEASPDVPCSLDGENATFAAMKFRIVPAARMVVGGPNAAFGGSV from the coding sequence ATGAAAATCTGCACGCTCTTCAATGGTCGATCTGGCGGAGCCCAAGCGATCGGCCCGCAAGTCAAAAAGCTCGCAGAACGTGCGGGACATTGTTGGATTCCAATCGATCAACTCCAATCCAACGAGGAGTTGATCGAGGTCGTTAAGGTGGAAAGACCTGACAGAGTCATCCTTGTTGGGGGTGACGGTACGATTTCTCGCTCGCTGGGCATTCTTTCTTTTCCCAGTGATCTTCAGTTCGGTATTGTTCCGACCGGCACCGGCAACGACTTGGCTCGTTCGCTGGATATTCCTTTGGCTAATGTCGAAGCAGCTTGGGATCTTGCCATCAGTGGCCAGGCGCATGCCATGGACATTCTGGAAACTTCCGTCGACGAGCCTAAGCTTCTGATGAATGCTGTGACCGCAGGCATCGGGGGTGTGGTCGCTGAAGAAATTCAATCCGAGACGAAACAAACGTACGGAGCACTCGCTTACTGGATGTCGGCGTTCTCGGTACTTTCTGATCCTCCCGTCTTTCGCGTTCGAATGAAATTAGATCAGCGGGAAGTGATTGAAGAAGAGGTCTATGCGTTTTGCGTGGCCAATGGGCGATGTGCCGGCGGAGGCTTTGTCATCGCCCCCAATGCCCAGTTGAACGACGGCAAAATCCATGTGACCATCTTGCCAGCACTTTCCACGGCGGAGCTCTTCGAGTCGGGAGTGAACTTCGTGCTGACCAACGAAGATGTCGAACAAAGAATTGTCACCTACGAAGCCAAGGAAGTAGAGTTCGAGGCTTCGCCGGATGTTCCTTGCAGCCTGGATGGAGAAAACGCGACCTTCGCTGCGATGAAGTTCCGCATCGTACCGGCTGCCAGAATGGTTGTCGGGGGCCCCAACGCCGCATTTGGTGGAAGCGTTTGA
- a CDS encoding carboxylesterase family protein, protein MKLSRVFCLSLLLLFPFTVGLQAAEEKPATQSEESFDLPDGKEMDFLLYLPKGYEQQPKWPLVLFLHGAGERGDDLSLVRKHGPPKLIEKGKEFPFIVVSPQCPKDTWWVTEDVVALVKHIMQIHNVDKNRVYVTGLSMGGRGTWQVAGAMPNEVAAIAPICGPSDVSVVDKIAHLPIWVFHGAKDTAVKISNSEEMVKLLKEKGNAAKFTIYPEAHHDSWTETYDNEQLYDWLLSHELQADQE, encoded by the coding sequence ATGAAATTATCACGAGTATTTTGCCTATCTCTGCTGCTATTGTTTCCGTTTACGGTCGGTCTACAAGCCGCCGAGGAAAAACCGGCGACCCAGTCGGAAGAGTCATTCGACCTCCCGGATGGGAAGGAAATGGACTTCCTGCTTTACCTTCCCAAGGGATATGAGCAGCAACCGAAGTGGCCTCTGGTTTTGTTTCTGCATGGCGCCGGCGAACGGGGAGACGATCTGTCACTTGTCAGAAAGCATGGACCACCGAAGCTGATTGAAAAAGGGAAAGAGTTTCCCTTCATCGTGGTCTCGCCTCAGTGTCCCAAGGATACATGGTGGGTGACCGAAGATGTGGTGGCGCTGGTGAAGCACATCATGCAAATCCACAACGTCGATAAGAATCGTGTTTACGTAACCGGTCTGAGTATGGGAGGCCGCGGAACCTGGCAAGTCGCCGGCGCGATGCCAAACGAGGTTGCCGCCATCGCTCCGATCTGCGGACCATCCGACGTGAGCGTGGTCGATAAAATTGCTCACTTACCAATCTGGGTATTTCATGGCGCGAAAGACACGGCCGTGAAGATCTCGAACTCGGAAGAGATGGTTAAGCTGCTGAAGGAAAAGGGGAACGCGGCTAAGTTCACGATCTACCCGGAAGCCCATCATGATAGCTGGACCGAAACGTACGACAACGAACAGCTGTACGACTGGCTGTTGTCTCACGAGTTACAAGCGGACCAAGAGTAG
- a CDS encoding RNA recognition motif domain-containing protein: MKKKLYVGNLPYNFTGTDLENLFGEYGPVAYVSVISDRETGRSRGFGFVEMDNDQDATAAIDALNGFDCEGRQLVVNEAREREGRPGGGGGGGGGYRGGGGGRGGDRGGDRGGYRGGR, translated from the coding sequence GTGAAGAAGAAATTGTACGTAGGGAATCTCCCTTACAACTTTACCGGTACTGACTTAGAAAATCTTTTCGGTGAGTACGGTCCCGTCGCGTACGTGAGCGTTATTTCCGATCGTGAAACAGGCCGTTCGCGCGGTTTCGGTTTCGTCGAAATGGACAACGATCAAGATGCAACGGCTGCCATCGATGCGTTGAACGGCTTCGACTGTGAAGGTCGTCAGTTGGTCGTCAACGAAGCACGCGAACGTGAAGGTCGTCCTGGTGGCGGCGGAGGCGGTGGGGGTGGTTATCGTGGCGGCGGCGGTGGCCGGGGCGGCGATCGAGGTGGAGATCGCGGCGGATACCGTGGCGGTCGCTAA
- a CDS encoding ABC transporter permease, whose amino-acid sequence MAWSIRPLTHLVVARLKEFYREPEAVFWVYGFPILMTVALGVAFREQPEQTFRVEVIGPQAEVARTALEADKRFVLGDNEEAAAKERLRTGRTDLVVTASGTKQFDYLLVPTRPESQLARNEVDLVLQTASGRIDAAEVSSTELDAPGGRYIDFLVPGLLGMGLMGGGLWGLGFVVVDMRLRKLLKRFLATPMRKTDFLASLMISRLIFMVPEVLLLLVFAWLVFGVQIAGNPLTVVFFILLGAVSFAGLGLLIACRAKTLETVSGLMNLVMLPMWVLSGIFFSRERFPEFLQPAIRLLPLTALNDALRGVMLEGTSLFSLAHETIVLVLWGVVSFVVALKYFRWH is encoded by the coding sequence ATGGCCTGGTCGATCCGTCCACTGACGCATTTGGTTGTTGCCCGCCTGAAAGAGTTTTACCGCGAGCCGGAAGCCGTTTTCTGGGTGTATGGATTTCCTATTTTGATGACGGTCGCGCTGGGTGTGGCCTTTCGCGAACAGCCTGAGCAGACATTTCGAGTGGAAGTGATCGGTCCGCAAGCTGAAGTAGCGCGCACGGCACTTGAAGCGGACAAGCGTTTCGTTTTGGGGGACAACGAAGAAGCGGCCGCGAAAGAACGTCTTCGGACAGGGCGAACCGATCTGGTGGTTACGGCCAGCGGCACGAAGCAGTTCGACTACTTGTTGGTCCCCACGCGGCCGGAAAGCCAACTGGCGCGAAACGAAGTCGACCTGGTCCTACAAACGGCTTCCGGTCGAATCGACGCGGCAGAGGTTAGCTCGACTGAGCTTGATGCCCCTGGCGGACGTTACATCGACTTCCTGGTGCCAGGTTTGCTTGGCATGGGGTTGATGGGTGGCGGTTTGTGGGGGCTTGGCTTTGTCGTGGTCGACATGCGGCTAAGGAAACTGCTGAAGCGGTTCTTAGCCACCCCCATGCGAAAGACCGACTTCCTGGCCTCGTTAATGATTAGCCGTTTGATTTTTATGGTTCCGGAGGTTCTGCTGCTGTTGGTATTTGCCTGGCTGGTATTTGGTGTGCAGATCGCCGGCAACCCTCTCACCGTGGTGTTCTTTATTCTGCTGGGCGCGGTCAGCTTTGCCGGACTGGGGCTGCTGATTGCTTGTCGTGCTAAAACCCTTGAGACGGTATCTGGACTGATGAATTTGGTCATGCTGCCGATGTGGGTGTTATCTGGCATCTTCTTCAGCCGCGAGCGTTTCCCCGAGTTCCTGCAGCCGGCCATCCGACTGTTGCCGCTGACGGCTCTGAACGATGCCCTGCGAGGGGTAATGCTCGAAGGGACGAGCCTGTTTTCGTTAGCACACGAAACGATTGTCTTGGTTCTTTGGGGAGTCGTTTCGTTCGTGGTTGCCTTGAAGTATTTCCGCTGGCATTGA
- a CDS encoding ABC transporter ATP-binding protein, with protein sequence MPPTIRCQDLVKTYPGKPPVEAVRGLDLEVHPGECFGLLGPNGAGKTTTIEILEGLLSPTSGEVEVLGKHWGGSGEEEIRQRIGISLQETRLSDKLTVHETIVLFRSFYNQGISPDEALGLVSLNEKSSARINNLSGGQKQRLAVACALVGDPLLVFLDEPTTGLDPQSRRQLWDVVRNLRDGGRTIMLTTHYMDEAERLCDRVAVVDHGKVIALGSPRDLITRLGGDQVIEFRLKEDSRELTHESFGPLPGVQSTFFDAGTIVLHVEELHAALPAVMDKLRADQAELAQLTTRQASLEDVFVTLTGRHLRDGGE encoded by the coding sequence ATGCCTCCTACGATACGTTGCCAGGACCTCGTTAAGACCTATCCTGGCAAGCCGCCGGTGGAAGCCGTGCGAGGACTCGATCTTGAAGTTCATCCGGGCGAATGTTTCGGGCTGTTGGGGCCCAATGGGGCTGGTAAGACGACCACCATCGAGATTCTCGAGGGACTATTATCCCCGACCAGTGGCGAAGTCGAAGTACTTGGCAAACACTGGGGTGGAAGCGGAGAAGAAGAGATTCGTCAGCGGATAGGTATCTCGCTGCAAGAGACACGCCTGAGCGACAAGTTGACCGTTCACGAAACGATCGTTCTCTTTCGCAGTTTCTACAACCAAGGCATCTCGCCGGACGAAGCTTTAGGGCTTGTCTCGTTGAATGAAAAATCGAGTGCCCGGATCAATAATCTTTCGGGCGGCCAGAAACAGCGACTCGCGGTGGCGTGTGCTTTGGTGGGTGACCCGCTGTTGGTCTTTCTCGACGAACCGACGACCGGGCTCGATCCGCAATCGCGCCGGCAGCTTTGGGACGTCGTTCGTAATCTGCGAGATGGTGGCCGCACGATTATGCTTACCACGCACTACATGGACGAAGCCGAACGTCTGTGCGATCGCGTGGCGGTGGTCGACCACGGAAAGGTTATTGCATTGGGTTCGCCGCGCGATCTGATTACTCGTCTCGGCGGCGATCAGGTCATCGAATTCCGTCTGAAAGAAGACAGCCGAGAGCTTACGCACGAATCGTTCGGGCCGCTTCCTGGCGTGCAATCGACCTTTTTCGACGCCGGAACAATTGTACTGCATGTCGAGGAACTGCACGCCGCGCTGCCGGCGGTAATGGATAAGCTGCGAGCCGACCAAGCGGAACTGGCCCAACTGACAACACGTCAGGCCAGCCTGGAAGATGTTTTCGTCACGCTCACCGGTCGTCACTTGCGGGATGGAGGAGAATAG
- a CDS encoding carboxypeptidase-like regulatory domain-containing protein, with the protein MKCALGLSLLAAIAMVLGCGGGHNGPPVGSVSGTVTIQGKPAPDVVVEFTPAEGGRGSSGTTDGSGNYELIYSSTQMGAQVGKHEVKVSGNQALDDSNTNLMKPKTSVPKEVSEMTREVDVTSGSNTIDLEYP; encoded by the coding sequence ATGAAGTGCGCACTAGGTCTGTCCCTGCTTGCCGCTATTGCCATGGTGCTCGGCTGTGGAGGCGGTCACAACGGCCCCCCTGTGGGAAGCGTCTCAGGGACGGTCACGATCCAGGGAAAACCGGCTCCTGACGTGGTCGTTGAATTCACTCCGGCCGAAGGAGGCCGCGGTTCCAGCGGTACCACAGACGGTAGCGGTAACTACGAGTTGATTTACAGTTCAACTCAAATGGGAGCCCAAGTCGGTAAACACGAAGTCAAGGTTAGCGGAAATCAAGCTCTCGACGATAGCAACACGAACCTGATGAAACCGAAAACTTCGGTGCCCAAGGAAGTTAGCGAGATGACTCGCGAGGTCGACGTTACCTCCGGCAGCAACACCATCGATCTCGAATACCCGTAA
- a CDS encoding DUF1559 domain-containing protein — MMSFRKDHRRGFTLVELLVVIAIIGVLIALLLPAVQQAREAARRMQCSNNLKQFGIALHNYHDTYGNFPPGYLLQDLSGSTLDYNGAGSSWGWGAQILPFIEQNALADSLSVGSQSLTDALDTPALVTLMQQPVQAFQCPSDTAPNPNTGHKLKKSSGDESVATSNYIGNNTSHKWHSGGRLTGYSNGEAGGWTAPGVNQAPTGIFWRNSRMGMRDITDGTSNTIAIGERSWRLNNPAGGEFVCDAGVAIGTAHNNEQLTIRHVLGGGAVRINFANNECKYGFSSRHPGGAMFGLCDGSVRFLPETIDHTPTASGSGGAFNNSTFEKLLARNDGQPIGSY, encoded by the coding sequence ATGATGTCGTTCCGTAAGGATCATCGGCGTGGGTTTACCCTCGTCGAGTTGCTGGTTGTCATTGCCATCATTGGTGTGCTGATCGCCTTGCTATTGCCGGCGGTGCAACAGGCCCGCGAAGCTGCTCGTCGAATGCAATGCAGCAACAATTTGAAACAGTTTGGTATCGCGCTGCACAACTACCACGATACCTACGGAAACTTTCCGCCCGGTTATTTGCTGCAAGACCTAAGCGGCAGCACCCTCGACTACAACGGCGCCGGATCGTCGTGGGGTTGGGGCGCTCAGATTCTTCCTTTCATTGAACAGAACGCTCTTGCTGACTCTCTAAGCGTGGGATCCCAGTCCCTGACCGATGCGCTCGACACGCCCGCCCTGGTCACATTGATGCAGCAGCCGGTCCAGGCATTCCAATGCCCCTCCGATACCGCACCCAACCCGAACACGGGGCATAAATTGAAGAAGTCGTCAGGGGACGAATCGGTTGCGACAAGCAATTACATTGGTAACAACACGAGCCACAAATGGCACTCAGGCGGACGGCTTACCGGGTACAGCAACGGTGAAGCAGGCGGTTGGACAGCTCCTGGTGTAAACCAGGCTCCGACTGGGATCTTTTGGCGAAACTCGCGAATGGGAATGCGTGACATCACCGATGGGACATCGAATACGATCGCCATCGGAGAACGCAGCTGGCGTTTGAACAATCCGGCTGGCGGAGAATTTGTCTGCGATGCCGGCGTCGCCATCGGAACGGCACACAACAACGAACAATTGACGATTCGCCATGTGCTCGGAGGTGGTGCGGTCCGCATCAATTTCGCAAACAACGAATGCAAATACGGTTTCTCCAGCCGTCACCCTGGTGGTGCGATGTTTGGGCTGTGCGATGGTTCGGTCCGGTTCCTTCCCGAAACGATCGACCATACACCCACCGCATCTGGTTCCGGCGGAGCGTTCAACAACAGTACGTTCGAGAAGTTGCTGGCGCGTAACGACGGTCAGCCGATCGGGTCTTACTAA
- a CDS encoding DUF1559 family PulG-like putative transporter, which translates to MELLVVIAIIGVLIALLLPAVQQAREAARRMQCSNNLKQIGLGLHNYHDTFQTLPPMVISPVGDADDNGNGADEVEGWGWAAFILPFIEQGALHEQAGITQGNLLENELTDTMLVPVDAYRCPSDTGKPVGDAAQRFLKGGGMNYAVYNHSRSGNLNGGDAGFYRHSGRNFRDVVDGLSNTLAVGESCSKLNGQTMSLKSWAGCQQSLGGNCIDEVAISGRWPINDSTGSTDQKGETLSSLHPGGAMVLMFDGSVRFLSENIEFIRTASPANNTSNIDSLYEYLICVDDNNPIGDF; encoded by the coding sequence GTGGAATTACTCGTGGTGATTGCGATCATTGGTGTTTTGATCGCCTTATTACTGCCAGCGGTACAACAGGCCCGTGAAGCGGCCCGCCGGATGCAGTGCAGTAACAATCTCAAACAGATTGGACTAGGTCTGCATAACTATCACGACACGTTCCAGACCCTTCCGCCCATGGTGATATCGCCGGTTGGTGATGCGGACGACAATGGTAACGGAGCGGACGAAGTCGAAGGTTGGGGCTGGGCCGCGTTTATTCTGCCGTTCATCGAGCAAGGAGCGTTGCATGAACAAGCAGGCATCACCCAAGGAAACCTGCTAGAGAACGAGCTAACCGATACGATGTTGGTTCCGGTCGACGCCTATCGTTGTCCTTCCGATACTGGTAAGCCAGTTGGCGACGCGGCCCAGCGTTTCCTCAAGGGGGGCGGAATGAACTACGCCGTCTATAATCACTCGCGCTCAGGCAACCTCAACGGTGGCGACGCTGGATTTTACCGTCATAGTGGGCGTAATTTCCGTGACGTTGTTGATGGCCTGAGCAATACGCTAGCCGTTGGAGAAAGCTGCTCAAAGCTCAACGGACAAACGATGAGCTTGAAGTCGTGGGCAGGCTGTCAACAAAGTTTGGGTGGCAACTGTATCGACGAAGTCGCTATCTCGGGTCGTTGGCCCATCAACGACAGCACCGGCTCAACCGATCAGAAAGGGGAAACGCTTAGCAGCCTGCACCCAGGTGGGGCGATGGTTCTCATGTTTGATGGTAGCGTTCGCTTCCTGTCTGAAAACATTGAATTCATTCGCACGGCCTCGCCTGCCAATAACACCAGCAACATCGATAGTCTCTACGAGTACCTAATCTGCGTCGATGACAACAATCCAATCGGCGACTTCTAA
- a CDS encoding carboxypeptidase-like regulatory domain-containing protein — MQRPLVYHNRLGFWFILMGAVWCSGCSSAKPSDQPDLGEVSGTVTLDGNPLSDATVSFQSVELGRMASGKTDAQGHYELILLNDTKGAVVGANKVFITTAQPGDDANPGSAKRETLPKKYHEKSELTADVKAEPNEFNFDLNSK; from the coding sequence ATGCAACGGCCATTGGTCTATCATAATCGTCTTGGATTTTGGTTCATTTTAATGGGCGCTGTTTGGTGCAGCGGCTGCTCTTCAGCGAAACCCAGTGATCAACCCGACTTGGGCGAAGTGTCCGGCACCGTGACCCTCGACGGAAATCCCCTCTCGGATGCAACCGTTTCATTTCAGTCGGTTGAGCTGGGAAGAATGGCCTCGGGCAAAACCGATGCCCAGGGACACTACGAGTTGATTCTTCTCAACGACACCAAAGGGGCTGTGGTAGGAGCTAACAAGGTCTTTATTACAACGGCGCAGCCGGGCGACGATGCCAATCCGGGAAGTGCCAAACGGGAAACCTTGCCCAAGAAGTACCACGAAAAGTCGGAATTAACTGCGGACGTGAAGGCCGAGCCGAATGAGTTTAACTTCGATCTTAATTCCAAATAA